In Acidobacteriota bacterium, the DNA window CTGGAGCACCATCGCCAGCCGCTCCAGGCCGTACGTCAGTTCGGCGGCGATGGGCGACAGCTCGAGCCCCCCCGCCTGCTGGAAGTACGTGAACTGCGTGATCTCGAGTCCGTCGAACAGCACCTGCCAGCCGATGCCCCAGGCGCCGAGCGTGGGCGACTCCCAGTTGTCTTCCTCGAAGCGGATGTCGTGCGCGCGCGTGTCGATGCCGCAGGCTTCGAGACTCTGGAGGTACAGGTGCTGCACCTCGTCGGGCGCCGGCTTGAGGATCACCTGGAACTGGTGGTGTTTGTAGAGGCGATTCGGGTTCTCGCCGAAGCGCCCGTCGGCTGGGCGGCGCGATGGCTGGACGTACGCCACGTTCCAGTGCTGCGGACCGAGCACGCGGAGGAACGTCTCCGGGTTCATCGTCCCTGCGCCGACCTCCAGATCCAGCGGCTGCTGGAGCAGACATCCCTGCGCGGCCCAGTATTGCGAGAGCTTGAAGATGAGGTCCTGAAAGGTCACGTATTGATCTCTCGCAGTACACGAGCCGATCTCGGCTCACGATCGAGGTGCCACACGAGCAGCAGCCGATGGGCCGCCGCCAACTGCGTCAGTGCCTCGCCCGACACCAACAGCCCACCGAGCGACCCCGGCGGCGCCACCGCGGACTCGGCGATGAACCGCAGCGCCCCGGCCGGTACCGTCACCCCATGCGCATGCGATCCGCATCGGCGGCAGACGAACCAGTGCGACCGCGGCTCGAGCACCGCGCCATCCTGCAGCGCGTCACCGCACTGCGGACACGCGTCAGCCGATGGATACACGCCCTGGAGCCGCAGCAGCCAGAACTCGAAGTACCGCGCCAGCCGCTCGGCGTCACCGCCGGCCACGAGCGCATCGAGCACCGCGACACCGAGCCGGTACAGGCGCTCCTGCGGGTCGTTCTCGAGCGCCCACTCGTCGAGCAGCTCCGCGAAGTACCCGGCGTAGGCACACGCCTCGCCGCCGACCGTCAGCGGCGATCCGAGCACGTCCGCGTACTCGAACCGCACCAGGTCGCGATGTTCGCGCTCCTGATACGCCACTCGCACGTGCGTGAAGGGCTCGAGCGCACCGCCGAATCGCTTGCGCGACCGGGCGCCGCCACGCGCCACTCCTCGCTTCTTGCCCCGATCCCGGGTGAGCATCACGACCAGTCGATCGCTCTCCCCGAGCCGGTATGTCCGCAGGACGAGCGCCTCGCCGGTGTACAGCGCCATGCGGCCAGTCCGGTATTCTACCCTGCCGGCCGCAGATACCTGAGGAAAACGTGCCCCAGGCCGAGGAAGGCGAAGAAGCCGAAGACGTCGGTGAGCGTGGTGATGAACACCGATGACGCCAGCGCGGGATCCACTTTCGCGGCCCGGAGTCCCAGCGGCACCAGGGTGCCGGCCGTCGCCGCCACGAACATGTTGATGACCATGGCGAGGCCGAGGATGAGTCCGAGCCACGGGTCGCCCTGCAGCAGCCACGCCATCAGCGCCGCCGCCAGACCCACGCCGCACCCGTTGCCGAGCCCCACCAGCGCTTCCTTGAGCAGCGCCTTCCGCGAATTGGCGAACGTCAGTTCGCCGAGCGCGATGCCGCGGACGATCACCGTCAGCGTCTGCGTGCCGGCGTTGCCGCCCATGCCGGCGACGATGGGCATGAAGACCGCGAGCGCCGTCGCCTGACTGATCGTCGATTCGAACGCCTTGACCACTCCGGCCGAGATGAACGCCGTCACGAGGTTCACGTACAGCCACGGGAGGCGCTTGCGCAGCGAACTGCCGGGCGGGGAGAAGACGCTGTCGTCGGTGGAGACGCCTGCCAGCCGGTAGATGTCTTCGGTGGCCTCGTCCTTGATGACGTCGATCACGTCGTCGACGGTGATGACGCCGACCAGCTTGTTCTCGAGATCGACAACTGGGATGGCCAGGAGGTTGTACGAGGCGACCTGCCGCGCCACTTCTTCCTGATCGGTGTCCACGCGCACGCTGAGGAGATCGCCCGTCGCGATGCGCTTGAGCGGCGTCTCCGGCGCCACCAGGAGCAGCCGCCGCAGCGACGTCACACCCACCAGGTGGTTCCGCTCATCGACGGTGTACAGGTAGAACACCATCTCGACGTCGCGGGCCGCCTGCAATTCGGTGATGGCCTCGCCCACCGTCAGCTCCTCGGAGAGGGCGAAGACGTTGGGGTTCATGATGCGGCCGGCGGTGTACTCGGGGTACTCCAGGAGTGCCTCGACCTCCGTGTCCTGCTTGCCGCGCATCAGGTCGAGCACGCCACGCGACAGATCCTCCGGCAGCGCCTCGACGATGGCTGCCGCGTCGTCTGATTCGAGCTCTCGAACGTAGCGGGCGATGTCTTCGGCCGAGCGCCCTTCGAGGAGGTGCGCGCCAATCTCGGGACCGAGTTCGCTCAGGGCCTCCATGGCGAGGCGCGGGCTGCGATCGAGGAGAACGTCGAAGGCGGTCTGCCGCTCGCGATCGTGCAGCTCACCGAGCACCGCGGCGAGATCGGCGGGGTGCTGCTTCTGCAACAGATTCAGCAGGTTGGCCGTCGCCCCGACGCGGATCAGCCGCTTGACCGAGGCCTGGACGACGTCGATTTTGCGCTGCGGCATGGGGGCGTGGGCGCGCGCTGGTCCGTCACCACGACGGTTCGAGCCACGCCGATCACGTCACATTACCACCAAGGGTGGCCAGTGCAATGCCGAATGCCGAATGCCGATGTCATGGGCCTGGCAAGCCCGGCCCCTACGTCCCCGGAGAGACATCGCATCACCTCGGTGCAGGGGCCTGGCTTGCCCGGCCCGTTGCCGTTCGTCAGCGCTTGCGCCTGGGGAGGCCGAGGTCGTCGAGCGTGCGCTCGTTGTCGCGCCAGTCCTCCCTGACCTTCACATGGAGGTCGAGATACACGCGACGTTCGAAGAA includes these proteins:
- the recO gene encoding DNA repair protein RecO, yielding MALYTGEALVLRTYRLGESDRLVVMLTRDRGKKRGVARGGARSRKRFGGALEPFTHVRVAYQEREHRDLVRFEYADVLGSPLTVGGEACAYAGYFAELLDEWALENDPQERLYRLGVAVLDALVAGGDAERLARYFEFWLLRLQGVYPSADACPQCGDALQDGAVLEPRSHWFVCRRCGSHAHGVTVPAGALRFIAESAVAPPGSLGGLLVSGEALTQLAAAHRLLLVWHLDREPRSARVLREINT
- a CDS encoding glycine--tRNA ligase subunit alpha — its product is MTFQDLIFKLSQYWAAQGCLLQQPLDLEVGAGTMNPETFLRVLGPQHWNVAYVQPSRRPADGRFGENPNRLYKHHQFQVILKPAPDEVQHLYLQSLEACGIDTRAHDIRFEEDNWESPTLGAWGIGWQVLFDGLEITQFTYFQQAGGLELSPIAAELTYGLERLAMVLQKVTNVYDMEWAPGVTYGDVRHRDEVEQSRYAFGQVGVGGEAFAAFNRDLFDSHYAMAQGLIADGLVLPALEQCLKCSHLFNTLDASGGIGVTERTAYILRVRQLAVAIARAYAGADVESPAASA
- the mgtE gene encoding magnesium transporter, encoding MPQRKIDVVQASVKRLIRVGATANLLNLLQKQHPADLAAVLGELHDRERQTAFDVLLDRSPRLAMEALSELGPEIGAHLLEGRSAEDIARYVRELESDDAAAIVEALPEDLSRGVLDLMRGKQDTEVEALLEYPEYTAGRIMNPNVFALSEELTVGEAITELQAARDVEMVFYLYTVDERNHLVGVTSLRRLLLVAPETPLKRIATGDLLSVRVDTDQEEVARQVASYNLLAIPVVDLENKLVGVITVDDVIDVIKDEATEDIYRLAGVSTDDSVFSPPGSSLRKRLPWLYVNLVTAFISAGVVKAFESTISQATALAVFMPIVAGMGGNAGTQTLTVIVRGIALGELTFANSRKALLKEALVGLGNGCGVGLAAALMAWLLQGDPWLGLILGLAMVINMFVAATAGTLVPLGLRAAKVDPALASSVFITTLTDVFGFFAFLGLGHVFLRYLRPAG